The genomic DNA TCTTTCTTAATTACCATGCGCTCATTTCCCATAAAGAAAATGAATATGAATGCTAATCCAGCTGGTACCAATACCCACATGAATGTTTGAACAATTGAACTAGAAAGAGCATCAATAACCTTATCTAATATTTGCGGAGGGATTTGAGATCTTGCCGATTCTGATAAAATGGCTCTTGAATCCCCTAATGTGTTTGTATTCATTCCCCCGCTCATGCCTTTAAATACTTCTTCTAATTGATCTTGGAAACCTGTTCTTTGGATCATTCCGAAGATTGTAATACCAAGTGTCATACCTAATGAACGAATGAAATTACTCGTCGAAGTCGCAGATCCGCGCTGTTCCATACCGAAGTTGTGAATAGCTGCCATACTTAGTACAGAGAATGAGAAGCCGACTCCAAATCCGATAATAATCATATACACTGTTAATAATACACGACTTGTTTCTGGCGTTAATGTGCTTAATAAAAATAGTCCAATTAGCATAATAACCGCAGAAATGATCATAATGTTTCGGTAGCTAAGCTTTGTCGTTAAAAACCCACCTAACTGCGCTGTTACGACTGAGCCTAACATCATTGGTAAAAGTAATAATCCCGAGTTTGTTGCAGTGCCACCGTATACACCTTGAATGAATAATGGAATGTATACAGTTGCTGACATAAACGCAGCTCCGTAACATAAAGCAATAATTGTACTCATTCCGAACAAACGTTGTTTAAACATCTCAAATGAAATGATCGGTTCTTCTACTTTACGTTCAATAAAAATGAATGCAATAATTAAAATAGCGAATCCACCAAATAAACTTAAAATAAAGTTAGAATCCCAATCATACTTTTGTCCGCCAAGTTCAAGCGCAAACATTAAAGAAACTACTGCTCCAACTAAAGTAATTGCGCCAAACCAATCAATTTTTTGCTTTCTATGAACTCTTGACTCTTTATAAAAGAATGTAATAAAAATAAGTGCTAAAACGCCAAGCGGTAAGTTAATATAAAATACCCAGTGCCAGCTTATGTAATCTGTAATATACGCACCAAGCAACGGACCAAAAATACTTGATAAACCAAATACTGCTCCGAATAAACCACCCATTTTCCCACGCTTTTCAGGAGGGAAAATATCAAAAACGATAGTAAACGCGATCGGCACTAATGCCCCGCCGCCAATACCTTGAATGGCACGATAAATCCCTAACTGTGTAATATTTTCAGCAGTACCACAAAGTGCCGAACCAATCATAAAGACGATTAAACCGAAAATAAAGAACCTCTTTCTACCATACATATCTGATAGTTTTCCGAATATCGGCATACCTGCCATTTCTGCGACCATATAGGCAGAAACGACCCATACAAAGTTTTCAAGGCCTCCTAAATCACCAACGATTGTTCCCATCGCTGTAACGACAATGGTATTATCCATTGATGCCATTAAAATACCTAGCAATAAGCCCGCTACAACAAAGCCGAGCTTATTATTCTTCTCAACCATAACCTTGCTCTCCCTCATACTACTTATATTTGTTTATGTTCTTTTACGACTGCATTACTTTTTTGGTTAAAACTAGTATGATATTCTACAATACTAATTTCACATCCAGGACCAATTGTAACGTTGTTTCCTCTTACAACTTCAGCAATCGTATGTTCTAAATAGATATCATCTCCTTCAATGATAGACGTTTGGAGGCTTCCAGCATGATTGGTAAATGGAATAAATCTCGCTTTTTTACGAACGGTAATCTTCTGACCGCCAATTTCTCTTACTTTGCTACCTTCATAACGAAGTGAAATTTCAATATTTTCAGCATTAAGTAATCCATCACTTTCAAGGCCACCAGTTAGTGATAGTTCTTCAACTTCAATATCTCCTTTTACATTTAAAGCGCCTTTCACATCTACGAAATCACCAGTTAATTTCCCCTTAACTTCTATCATACCTCTTACTTTTATTTTTTCAATATGAGCATCACTATGCATTTGTGTATTTCCGTATACTTTTACAGATTCCGCATCTACATTTCCTTGTACTTCACTATCTCCATACACGACATAACTTTTCACTTTCATATTACCGCACACTTCACTCGTGCCGTACGTTTTAAATTCATTACAGCTCATATCATTAGAAATCGTTCCTTCACCGCGAATCTTTACTTTATTATAATCTCCGCCCGCTGAACTACCAGAACCATTAACAGTAAGACTGTGTTGATGTTCCATATCATTTTCTCCCTTCCATTAAATCTGCTTAATTTCTTTTACATTTGCGCTTTTATCAACAGTAAGAACACCCGTATATTCGATTAGTTCAATCTCACAGTTCGGTCCTACCGTAACATTATTTCCTCTTACCGTTCTTATGTGAGCATAATCAATATCGATATTGTCACCTTCTAATAGTTCAGCCTCTAATTGCATACCAAATACTGATTTAAACAGCCTACTAAAAGTACTTAGTCTATGCTTTACTTTAATCGTTTGACCACCAATTTCTTTCGCTCGACATGTACCGTGAATATTAATATTTATTTCATCAGCGCTTAATAATCCGCCAATTGTAAATTGTCCTTCTGAAGAAAAAGTATCCACTTCACAATTACCGTCAATTGTAGCTTGACCATTGACCTTAAATTCTTCACCAGTGACATTTCCACCTATCGTACCTTTTCCTGCAATTTTCAAACTGTTTGCCTTTACATCTTGCGTAATTGTTGCTTTCCCATCAATTCGCATCGTTTCAGCATGAACTGTGCCATCGACTTTACCAGATCCGCTAATTCGTGCACTGCTACTTTTCAAATCGCCAGTAACTGCACCGTAACCGTTACATTCAAATTGCTCACATTCAACATTTCCATTCACAGTTCCTTTTCCGTTTAATTGTACTTTATGAAACTCGCCGCCATTGGATGAACCGTAACCATTTATAATCAAATTATCTGTACGCATACTTTCTCCTCCACTACAACAATTTAGTTTTTAATGCTTCGGTATATTTCATAATCGCTTCGCGTAAAACGATTTTAGTGCCTTTTTCAAAAATTAAATCGTCCACGTTTGAAACTAATAAACATGTAGAAATCCCTAATTTTCGGACAACGATTAAATCACAAGTTTTATGTTTAATTGTTTCATAATTTTCACGTAAAACTTGCAAGACCATTTTTCCTTCTTCTAAACTAATCTCTCCCGATTGTAGTAATTCTTCTAACATGTACACATAAAGAATATCTACAAATTGAAACTCTGCTGTTTTATTCGTTTGTTCTATGAAAAATTGTAAAACTGGTTCTGATGCAATCTCCTTACGTAAAATGTCTTCCTTTGTTAAAAGAATTTCTCTCACACTCGGTGAAAACATATTCGCTAGTTCATCAAGTGATAAATCCTCTTTCATCGTTTGGATCTTATCGATGCGCTCTAATATCTTTTCTTTCGGAAAAAATGTCTCTTGACCCGTGAATGTTGACTTTCGTACAAACCAATCTTCCGGTATTAAATTTTTTCTCTTCCACCTATATAACTGTCCGTATGAAATACCAGTTAGTTCTAATAAATCTTTTTTTGAAATTAAATCTGTACTCAACTGTATAACACCCCTTCCTGATAACAATGTAACATAACACTGTTACGCTGTAAATAGACTTTTATCACAAGTAGGGTAACAATGTGTAAAACAAACCTATTCCCACATACAAAAAAAGGCTCTTACACATCTTATGAAAATGCGCAAAAGCCCTTATATATCAAGATTTAAACCAAATATTATAAAAATCAATCCAACCTTGTGAATTAATCATTATATTTTGGACTTTTTCATGTGTACTTACCTCTTGTTTATTACGATATAAAGGAATAATATGAATTTGACGTAACAAAGTATCCTCAATATCGCGTAACAGTGTAACTCTTTTCTCTAATTCTTCTTGTTTAAAATAAGGAGACAACTTTTCATGAAAGTCCATGCTGCTTTGTCCATGAATAAAACTATTTTTTGTAAGAAACATATATAATAGACTATCTTCTATTCGTTCACTTATTGTGGCACTATCATGCATCATATCGGCCTTTTGTATCGTACTTACTTCCAATAGCTCTTCTATGTCAAGAAAATTATTTTCTACACGAATCCCGTACTTCACACACTCTTTTTGTATCCATTGTGCATCTTCAACATGATCTCGTCCTGTAAATGTGTAGAGTTGTAGCACTTCATTATGATAAGTACTCCTTTTAATTAAACTTTCTACATCTTCCTCAATCTCTACAATGCTTTCACCTGCTAATATTAGTTTCTGTGCCACTTCTCCACGTTCTCCGCCGAGTTCTTGAACGATTGTATAACCATGAATGATTTTATATAATGCTTTCCGAAATAACTCATCTTGCATTGGTCCTTCTTTCGTATGATTACATGTTATATATGTCACGTTCGACTCAAGCCGAGACAATTCTTTATTATGTTTTTCTTTATCTTTATACTGCGCCTTTACTAAAACATCGTATGTACTTACACCTTGTTCTACATTCCACAACTCAACACGATCTAAAAAAGGTCTTTCACGAAAATATAAAGGATGACCTTCTAAAATGAACAAATTTTCATTACTTTTATATAATTGAAAAGGCCCTGTTCCAATTAGCTCTCCTGCTTCATCTTTATTCACGATAGAACACTGTTCTGCACTTAGCATATGTAAAAACATTCGATTTTCCGTATGTAATTGAATTTCGACAACGTAGTCATCCACTGAACGAATACTTTCAACGTGTTGTAACATCCATGCGTGTGCATTATTTTCCAGCTTCATAAATCGATTCAATGAGTATATAACATCATGTGCAGTAAGTTGTTTTCCATTATGAAAGTGAACTCCTTTTCGTAAATAAAACGTCCATATTTTTTCAGCATCATTATATTCCCAGTGAAATGCAAGTCTTGGCTCTATAATGTTTGTATTACCGTCTACATACACGAGTGTATCGAATATATGTTTTACCATATGGCATTCTGAACGCATTGTAGCGTATACAGGATCTAATGTGATATCTAAATTCATTTGTACTTGCAACCGGAGTACATCTCTTCTCCCTTCAGATGTCATTTCAATCTTATGACCAAATATTGAATCCACCCAGGAGTGATATTCTTCCTTTACTAATGGAAAATGTGAGCTATAGCGTTCCACAAATATGCTCCCGCTTTTCACATCCCCTTTTTTCGTTATTTCTTTTCCTCTATCTAAAATTAAAGATATCGGGTCCTTTTGAAATATTAACTTAGAACGATTTCCTCTGCCGCGACCTGGAAACCACTTGATCCAATTTAACTCATCTAATTTTTTTATAATTAATTTACTATTACGCTCTGTACAAAATAATGTTTCAGATATATTTTGCACTGTTACTTCCAATTGTTCTCCCTCTTTTTCCCCTTTTCCATAAGCACTCCATAGTTCAATGTATTGATCTAAAATAAACATCATAATCCCCCTAAAAGGTGAAAAATACTCCCTATTGTTTCTACACTTTTTCCAATTCTTCTTTCATCTTATCATTTCAATATAGAAAGGAGGAATTAATATTGAATTATCTCTTACTTCGTTACAATAAACCTATTTTTATTAGACTGTGTGGTGAATTATTAACCAGAACGACTGAATCTATGTTAGCTATCATTATGATTATTTACGTCAATAAAATGTTAAACGGCAATGTAATAATAACTATGCTGATTTTCGGATTACAGCCACTTTCAGACATTTTATTTACACTTATTGCTGGAGGAATTACTGATAAATATGGCCGGAAAAAGATTATGTTACTCGGCTTATTGCTACAAAGTGTTGCAATCGGTAGTTTCGTTTTCGCTCAATCCGTTTTTATATTTGCACTGTTATATGTCATTAATGGCATTGGCCGTTCCTTATATATTCCGGCTCAACGTGCACAAATTGCTGATTTAACAAAAAAAGAGCAGCAAGCAGAAATTTTTGCTCTCCTACAAACGATGGGAGCAATTGGATCCGTAGTCGGCCCTTTAATCGGTGCAAGTTTTTATAATACTCACCCAGAATATTTATTTATCGTGCAAAGTGTAACCCTTACGATATATGCCGTTGTTGTTTGGACCCAGCTCCCAGAAACCGTTCCACCAATAAGTATGTCAAAACAAACAGTTGAGGCAAGTTCACCAAAGCAATTTATTTTTAAACATTACGCCATATTCGGTCTTATGGTTTCTACACTTCCTATTAGCTTTTTTTATGCACAAACTGAGACGAATTATCGTATTTTCGCAGAACATGTATTTCTTAATCTCGTATTCATACTCGCATTTATTTCAACATGTAAAGCCATTTTGGAAATCATTCTACAAATCTTCCTCGTAAAATGGTCTGAACGATTTTCTATGGCGAAAATCATTCTTATTTCTTACGCCTGCTATACAATAGCTGCAGTTGGCTTTAGTTATTCAACGACGATATTGTCGTTATTCTTCACCTTACTCTTTTTAGTCATTGGAGAAAGTATTGCTCTAAACCATTTATTACGATTCGTTTCAGAAATTGCACCTCATGATAAACGTGGTTTATATTTTTCAATTTACGGTATACACTGGGATATATCTCGAACGTGTGGACCAGTTATTGGTGCAGTTTTATTAAGTAAGTTAAATGGAAGTATGCTGTTTTATATTTGCGCTAGTTTCTTATTAGTTGGAGGTATTGTACAAGCGTTATTTGTTCAAAATTTGGAACGAAAAAAAATCGCAAACCAGCCTACACATAATTTATAAGTTACTACTTTTTCAGTAGATCAACATTTCTTATTGGATGCATGCTAAAAAACAAAAGTGAAGTATTTCGCATATGAAATGAGACGTTCCTTGTTTACAACTAAAACACCTCACTTAAAGAGCGAGGTGTTTTTGAAATCACTTAATTTCTTATCCTGCCATTTTATTAATACTATCCTCTGGTGAAAACACGGAAATATGATCTACATTACCAGTCGATTTTGGAATGACAAATTTTAACTCATACTGGTTATTTACTTTGTATACATATATTTTGTCTCCACCATTCCCTTTAACTGAAGATGGTTTTCCTAACACTTTTTCAATTTCTTGTAATGTAATCGATTTTAGTTCTGCATGATATGAGCGTACATCAAAAACTTGTGACCCTTTATTAAATCCAAAAACAACATTTTTATTTGTAAAAGTTGCGTACATTCCGTTCCCTGCTTGTTCGGTTTTATTCGCTTTCCCCCATGCTTTTTCTATTTCTTCAATATCCCCTGTATGGGCTCCAAATGGTACATTAGGTACTTTTCCTTCTTTTGCTAATTCAAACAAATCTTTAATGTGGTTAATTGATTTTTGATTAAATGTTCTATTTTTCGAATCTGGCTCAGTTGATGGTTTTGTTGTTTTTTCATTACTTGGTTTTGTTTCAAGATTTTTCTGTTCTTCTGAAGAATTACTTTGTTTATTTTTATTATTTTCCAAAGTTGGATTTGTTTCGTTTTTTTCGTCTGTCTCTTTACATGCGGCTAGCGCAAACATACATGTAAACACCAAAAATAACATAACTATTTTTAAATATATTTTCATCATTTTTACCCCCTATTGCATCTTATTTATTTCGTTAACCAACCCATTACACTACTTTTCAAATTATGTTTGTTCCAAAAAGTCAGTACTTCACTCTCTCAAAAAGCTTGTACAAAATATATTACAAAAGCTGTTTCTAAAAAGTAACCAAGTCTGTTATATCCGAAGTAACTACCTCCTGATAAACGAAACCATTTTCATCTCCTTATTTAACCCTTCTCTTCTCAATGACAATATCCTCTATCTATCACTTAAAACATGTTGTCACAACAGCTCCTTCAAACAGAAAAAAAACCAGTAGGAAGTGATTACTCTTTTCCTACTGGTTGAAATGAAATTAAATGGTAAATCTTAGCTTCTTAAAAAGTGTAGCGATAGTGTTTTTTACAGTTTCAAAATTATAAACAAACGTGTTATCTCCACTTAATGATGAAATACATGTTAAACCTGCAGCTTTAATAAAAGCTTTTACATCTACAAGCATAGAATTAGCCTCCATGAATTTAATTACAATCATTATAACAGGTGTTTTACGATGCTAACATGAAAGTAATAAATAAATTTCTATTATGAATTTATCCTGCTATTTGCCGGGCAGTAAAATCTCCACCTCAAAATTCAGCAGAAGCAAAGAAGTTAGATGGGCAGGGCTGCCCGTAAAAGCCTTATTGGTTCAACTAATAATACACCAATTCAATGTCATATAAAAAAGCTGCCCCAAAAGGACAGCTTCAAATATGTATATTATACTTCGATTGATTTACCATCTTCAACAATATGATAAAGTAAGTGCGCTAAATGATGAATTGGACCGTATTCTTCCTCTTCCTCATCTGTTTCGCCTTGGAATTCAAGATCGTTTAAGTATAGCGCTAAAAATTGATAATATAGTTTTAAATCAAATCCGTAGCACGCAGTTGGTTCTTCATGATCCCCTTCATATTGTAACATTAAGTATTGATCATTTCCTTCTGCATCTTCTGCATCAAAGAATACGAAGAAGCCAACGTTTGTATCTAAATCAAATAAATGACGAGTACCTTTTTCAGTTGCTTTATTGAAGTCCTCTTCACTTAATTTATGTACTGTTGTCGCTTTTGCATTATCTTCTTGATGGAAATTTACTGTAAATGATTTCAATGCTGACACCTCCTGATTGTATAATACTAGCATAACATATAAAAAGGACTGCTTACAAATGTAAACAGTCCTGCTACATTCATTTCCGCATTGCTCGTAGTAAAAAACTCACAATGAAAATCAAAATAACCGCACCAATTAAAGCAGGAATGATTGCAAATCCGCCTATTACAGGACCGAAACTACCAAGTAATTTCGTACCAATCCAAGAACCGATAATACCAGCAATAATATTACCAATTACACCACCTGGTACATCCCTTCCAGTAATTAAGCTTGCAAACCATCCTAATAAACCACCAACGATTAAAGACCAAATCATATAATAACCTCCTTTATATTTAACCAATCAAAATATAATTAGAAACAATTGCTTACCATTAGTTATGTGACATTTTTCATAAGTTATTCATGCTGCTCAACTATAAGACTTTTGAGAATAATACAGACTGATAAACCATTTTTCGGACTAACGATTTATCCGACTTATTATTAACACATTAAGGACAATCTGGCTTCAATATTGTTCGCATAAACTCTTCTTTAAAAGCAGGATAGTTAAAACCAACAGCAATTCTTTGAATCGGCCGACCATCAAACCTTGTTGGTTCAGCTATTTTTCTAAAGTCAGCTACACTTTGGCCCCTAGTCACATCATTTGTCGTACTAATCCACACTGCCGATTTTTTATATTCAAAAATACTATCATTTATAAACGAGACAAACGGTAGTAAATCGTGTATAGGGCTTCCACCAATACCCGGATATTCTTTTTTATAGAAGTTCTCATAATAAAAATCAATCATTGGTTTAATGAGTTTCGCCTGTCCAGTTCCTTGTTTATCTATTATATTGGCCATTTCAGGCGTAATAAGCGCGCCCTGTGTTACATTTAACGGGTATATACTAGCGTTTTTCGCATATTTCATAACAATATTTGCTGCAATTGGATCACCATAAAAATTCGCTTCAGATACTGGTGTAACATTACCTGGAAATAGGAAAGCACCGCCCATTATATAATACGAACAAATACGATCCATTATATTGGGATACAATAAAAATAACGTAGCAAGCGTCGTTAGTCTTCCTGTCGCCACAATTATAATATCTTCTGGACAAGGTTCGATTAATTTGATTAATTCACAAAAATTTTCTCGTTTACAAATTCTCATCTCAGGTGGATTAATAGGACCTAAACCGTGATCCCCATGGATTTCAGGGAAAAACAAAGGTTCTTCAGCTGTCATCGGCCTACTCGCACCTTCAATAATTTTTACATGTGTAGCATAGTACCTTTCTAAAAAATAAACATTTTCCGTAACGATTTCTCGTGATACATTCCCGTACTCTGCAACAATACCTAGAATATCTAATTTACATGTTTTATTTGCATAAATTAACGCTACGGCGTCATCAATACCAAAGTCTCCAAAAAAGATGATTTTCTTATTAACTATTCTCACCCCTCTTCAGCATAATCTACTATTATTATTATGTGAAAAAGACAAGGCGGTGAAACAGCGCAAACTAAAAAAGCCGCCTATTTATTGGCGACTTCAATCTTTTTATAAGACAAATATGCTAGTACATTTTTACTCGAATCGTATTTCGGGTTATTTCCTTTTCTCGGCTCTCTCATATGTGTCTTTTCAAATCCAGGAATGTCCGGCATTTTCCCCATAAATTCAAGCATTTCTTCCTCAGTACCTTCAATGCGTACACGAATCATTATAACTATTCCTCAATTCTCAGTTTCTCTGTACTAAGTATATCGTACTTCAGAAAGACTGCAACACATTTATCTTTTTAATGTTGTACTTTTTTTACATATAAACATAGCCATTTCAGTATAGAATGAATCTACTTTATTATTTTTAAATTGAATATTAAAATATCCCTTCATTTCGTTTGGCGCTTTCATCATACATTCTGTTAATTTTTCACGCTTTTGTACAGGGACATTCATCATATTACACCACCAGTCAAAATCAAACTTCTTATCAAAAGTAAGACATGACTGCATTTGCAAACCGTTTTTTTCTAATAAAGTAAGCCATTCTGTCTTTTTTAGAGCTCGTTCATGACTTGGGTCCCGCTTTTTTTCTATAAAATTATAAAATGTATCATATTCATTATTTTCTGGCGAAACATTATCTATTAAGATGAATAATCCATTATTCTCCAACGTACGATTTACTTCAAAAATAAATTGAGCCGGATTCGTAAAATGATGGGCTGCAATCCGGCATGTAATTGTATCAAAAAAATGGTCTGCAAATGGTAAATCCTCTGCGTTTCCTACTACAAAAGACACATTTCCATGACCATTCTGCTTTATAAAACCTTTTGCTTCTTCTAACATCTGTTCTGTTAAATCAAGTGCAACTACTTCTTCAAACATAGGTGCTAACATATTCGCAACATGTCCGCCACCAGTAGCAACATCAAGAAGACGATTATTATGGCGAGACGCAACTTGTTGAACTACATATTGTAAGTCCTGTCCTTTAGCATGTATTTTACTATTCACATACTTATCGGCATTACTACCAAACTGTTTTTTCA from Bacillus cereus G9842 includes the following:
- a CDS encoding MDR family MFS transporter, with amino-acid sequence MNYLLLRYNKPIFIRLCGELLTRTTESMLAIIMIIYVNKMLNGNVIITMLIFGLQPLSDILFTLIAGGITDKYGRKKIMLLGLLLQSVAIGSFVFAQSVFIFALLYVINGIGRSLYIPAQRAQIADLTKKEQQAEIFALLQTMGAIGSVVGPLIGASFYNTHPEYLFIVQSVTLTIYAVVVWTQLPETVPPISMSKQTVEASSPKQFIFKHYAIFGLMVSTLPISFFYAQTETNYRIFAEHVFLNLVFILAFISTCKAILEIILQIFLVKWSERFSMAKIILISYACYTIAAVGFSYSTTILSLFFTLLFLVIGESIALNHLLRFVSEIAPHDKRGLYFSIYGIHWDISRTCGPVIGAVLLSKLNGSMLFYICASFLLVGGIVQALFVQNLERKKIANQPTHNL
- a CDS encoding MDR family MFS transporter — its product is MVEKNNKLGFVVAGLLLGILMASMDNTIVVTAMGTIVGDLGGLENFVWVVSAYMVAEMAGMPIFGKLSDMYGRKRFFIFGLIVFMIGSALCGTAENITQLGIYRAIQGIGGGALVPIAFTIVFDIFPPEKRGKMGGLFGAVFGLSSIFGPLLGAYITDYISWHWVFYINLPLGVLALIFITFFYKESRVHRKQKIDWFGAITLVGAVVSLMFALELGGQKYDWDSNFILSLFGGFAILIIAFIFIERKVEEPIISFEMFKQRLFGMSTIIALCYGAAFMSATVYIPLFIQGVYGGTATNSGLLLLPMMLGSVVTAQLGGFLTTKLSYRNIMIISAVIMLIGLFLLSTLTPETSRVLLTVYMIIIGFGVGFSFSVLSMAAIHNFGMEQRGSATSTSNFIRSLGMTLGITIFGMIQRTGFQDQLEEVFKGMSGGMNTNTLGDSRAILSESARSQIPPQILDKVIDALSSSIVQTFMWVLVPAGLAFIFIFFMGNERMVIKKERTNK
- a CDS encoding bactofilin family protein; translation: MRTDNLIINGYGSSNGGEFHKVQLNGKGTVNGNVECEQFECNGYGAVTGDLKSSSARISGSGKVDGTVHAETMRIDGKATITQDVKANSLKIAGKGTIGGNVTGEEFKVNGQATIDGNCEVDTFSSEGQFTIGGLLSADEININIHGTCRAKEIGGQTIKVKHRLSTFSRLFKSVFGMQLEAELLEGDNIDIDYAHIRTVRGNNVTVGPNCEIELIEYTGVLTVDKSANVKEIKQI
- a CDS encoding SgrR family transcriptional regulator; its protein translation is MFILDQYIELWSAYGKGEKEGEQLEVTVQNISETLFCTERNSKLIIKKLDELNWIKWFPGRGRGNRSKLIFQKDPISLILDRGKEITKKGDVKSGSIFVERYSSHFPLVKEEYHSWVDSIFGHKIEMTSEGRRDVLRLQVQMNLDITLDPVYATMRSECHMVKHIFDTLVYVDGNTNIIEPRLAFHWEYNDAEKIWTFYLRKGVHFHNGKQLTAHDVIYSLNRFMKLENNAHAWMLQHVESIRSVDDYVVEIQLHTENRMFLHMLSAEQCSIVNKDEAGELIGTGPFQLYKSNENLFILEGHPLYFRERPFLDRVELWNVEQGVSTYDVLVKAQYKDKEKHNKELSRLESNVTYITCNHTKEGPMQDELFRKALYKIIHGYTIVQELGGERGEVAQKLILAGESIVEIEEDVESLIKRSTYHNEVLQLYTFTGRDHVEDAQWIQKECVKYGIRVENNFLDIEELLEVSTIQKADMMHDSATISERIEDSLLYMFLTKNSFIHGQSSMDFHEKLSPYFKQEELEKRVTLLRDIEDTLLRQIHIIPLYRNKQEVSTHEKVQNIMINSQGWIDFYNIWFKS
- a CDS encoding DUF3970 family protein, which gives rise to MIRVRIEGTEEEMLEFMGKMPDIPGFEKTHMREPRKGNNPKYDSSKNVLAYLSYKKIEVANK
- a CDS encoding YjgB family protein, whose amino-acid sequence is MMKIYLKIVMLFLVFTCMFALAACKETDEKNETNPTLENNKNKQSNSSEEQKNLETKPSNEKTTKPSTEPDSKNRTFNQKSINHIKDLFELAKEGKVPNVPFGAHTGDIEEIEKAWGKANKTEQAGNGMYATFTNKNVVFGFNKGSQVFDVRSYHAELKSITLQEIEKVLGKPSSVKGNGGDKIYVYKVNNQYELKFVIPKSTGNVDHISVFSPEDSINKMAG
- a CDS encoding class I SAM-dependent methyltransferase gives rise to the protein MSKEELVKKQFGSNADKYVNSKIHAKGQDLQYVVQQVASRHNNRLLDVATGGGHVANMLAPMFEEVVALDLTEQMLEEAKGFIKQNGHGNVSFVVGNAEDLPFADHFFDTITCRIAAHHFTNPAQFIFEVNRTLENNGLFILIDNVSPENNEYDTFYNFIEKKRDPSHERALKKTEWLTLLEKNGLQMQSCLTFDKKFDFDWWCNMMNVPVQKREKLTECMMKAPNEMKGYFNIQFKNNKVDSFYTEMAMFICKKSTTLKR
- a CDS encoding YhbD family protein — its product is MSTDLISKKDLLELTGISYGQLYRWKRKNLIPEDWFVRKSTFTGQETFFPKEKILERIDKIQTMKEDLSLDELANMFSPSVREILLTKEDILRKEIASEPVLQFFIEQTNKTAEFQFVDILYVYMLEELLQSGEISLEEGKMVLQVLRENYETIKHKTCDLIVVRKLGISTCLLVSNVDDLIFEKGTKIVLREAIMKYTEALKTKLL
- a CDS encoding GlsB/YeaQ/YmgE family stress response membrane protein; this translates as MIWSLIVGGLLGWFASLITGRDVPGGVIGNIIAGIIGSWIGTKLLGSFGPVIGGFAIIPALIGAVILIFIVSFLLRAMRK
- a CDS encoding nucleoside hydrolase, whose amino-acid sequence is MRIVNKKIIFFGDFGIDDAVALIYANKTCKLDILGIVAEYGNVSREIVTENVYFLERYYATHVKIIEGASRPMTAEEPLFFPEIHGDHGLGPINPPEMRICKRENFCELIKLIEPCPEDIIIVATGRLTTLATLFLLYPNIMDRICSYYIMGGAFLFPGNVTPVSEANFYGDPIAANIVMKYAKNASIYPLNVTQGALITPEMANIIDKQGTGQAKLIKPMIDFYYENFYKKEYPGIGGSPIHDLLPFVSFINDSIFEYKKSAVWISTTNDVTRGQSVADFRKIAEPTRFDGRPIQRIAVGFNYPAFKEEFMRTILKPDCP